A region from the Aegilops tauschii subsp. strangulata cultivar AL8/78 chromosome 5, Aet v6.0, whole genome shotgun sequence genome encodes:
- the LOC109779906 gene encoding probable receptor-like protein kinase At5g61350, translating to MPALAILARSMAECKRVPMFLILFILSITSVATTNAIASKVDRFVPQDNYLLSCGASAAVQVDDGRTFRSDPESVSFLSTPTDIKIAAKASLASASPLSPLYLDARVFSDISTYSFFISQPGRHWIRLYFLPITDSQYNLTTATFSVSTDSMVLLHDFSFIASPPNPVFREYLVSAQGDNLKIIFTPKKNSIAFINAIEVVSAPPSLIPNTTTRMGPQDQFDISNSALQVVYRLNMGGALVTSFNDTLGRTWQPDAPFLKLEAAAEAAWVPPRTIKYPDDKTLTPLIAPASIYSTAQQMASTNITNARFNITWQMAAEPGFRYLIRLHFSDIVSKTLNSLYFNVYINGMMAVANLDLSSLTMGLAVAYYKDLIAESSSIINSTLVVQVGPNTIDSGDPNAILNGLEIMKISNEANSLDGLFSPKTSSEVSKTTLTGIAFALAATAALAVVICYRRNRKPAWQRTNSFHSWFLPLNSSSSFMSSCSRLSRNRFGSTRTKSGFSSVFASSAYGLGRYFTFVEIQKATKNFEEKGVIGVGGFGKVYLGATEDGTQLAIKRGNPSSDQGMNEFLTEIQMLSKLRHRHLVSLIGCCDENNEMILVYEFMSNGPLRDHLYGDTNIKPISWKQRLEVCIGAAKGLHYLHTGSAQGIIHRDVKTTNILLDENFVAKVADFGLSKDAPSLEQTHVSTAVKGSFGYLDPEYFRRQQLTDKSDVYSFGVVLFEVLCARPAINPALPRDQVNLGEWARTWHRKGELGKIIDPNIAGQIRPDSLEMFAEAAEKCLADYGVDRPTMGDVLWKLEFALQLQEKGDVVDGASDGIAMKSLEVTNVDSMEKSGNAIPSYVQGR from the coding sequence ATGCCAGCATTGGCAATTTTGGCCAGAAGCATGGCTGAGTGCAAGAGAGTGCCCATGTTCTTGATCCTCTTCATCCTTTCCATTACTAGTGTAGCCACCACCAATGCAATTGCATCAAAAGTAGATCGGTTCGTGCCTCAAGACAACTACCTCCTAAGCTGCGGGGCATCAGCTGCTGTGCAGGTTGACGATGGCAGGACATTCCGCTCTGATCCTGAGTCGGTATCGTTTCTGTCAACCCCGACGGACATCAAGATCGCCGCTAAAGCATCCCTGGCTTCTGCTTCACCATTATCCCCACTTTACCTTGATGCAAGAGTATTCTCTGATATCTCAACCTATAGCTTCTTCATCTCCCAGCCTGGTCGCCATTGGATCCGGCTCTACTTCTTACCTATCACCGATAGCCAATACAACCTCACCACGGCAACATTTTCCGTGTCCACTGATAGCATGGTCCTTCTCCATGATTTCTCCTTCATAGCCAGTCCTCCAAACCCTGTGTTTAGGGAATATCTTGTGTCAGCACAGGGAGACAACTTAAAGATCATCTTTACCCCAAAGAAAAACTCGATAGCATTCATCAATGCTATCGAGGTCGTCTCAGCCCCACCAAGCCTTATTCCAAATACCACCACCAGAATGGGTCCTCAGGACCAGTTTGACATATCTAACAGTGCATTGCAGGTTGTCTACCGGCTGAACATGGGTGGTGCACTGGTTACATCGTTTAATGACACACTAGGCAGAACCTGGCAGCCAGATGCACCTTTTCTGAAGCTTGAGGCAGCAGCAGAGGCAGCTTGGGTTCCTCCTAGAACCATCAAGTACCCTGATGACAAGACTCTCACACCCCTCATCGCTCCAGCAAGCATCTACTCAACAGCACAGCAGATGGCCTCAACAAATATCACAAATGCAAGATTCAACATAACATGGCAAATGGCTGCAGAGCCGGGATTCAGGTACCTTATCCGCCTACATTTCAGCGACATTGTCAGCAAGACACTCAATAGCCTCTACTTCAATGTCTATATTAATGGCATGATGGCTGTTGCCAACCTTGATCTATCGAGCCTGACAATGGGGCTTGCAGTAGCCTACTACAAGGACTTGATTGCTGAGTCTTCCAGCATCATCAATTCCACCCTTGTAGTCCAGGTTGGCCCAAACACAATCGACTCCGGCGACCCCAATGCCATCCTTAATGGCCTTGAGATCATGAAGATAAGCAATGAAGCAAACAGCTTAGATGGCCTTTTTTCACCAAAAACAAGCTCAGAAGTTAGTAAGACGACACTGACTGGCATAGCATTTGCTTTGGCAGCAACAGCTGCATTGGCTGTAGTTATATGCTACAGGCGAAACCGTAAACCAGCATGGCAGAGGACAAACAGCTTCCATTCTTGGTTTCTTCCACTGAACTCGTCCTCAAGCTTCATGAGCAGTTGCAGCAGGCTCTCCAGAAATCGCTTTGGCTCCACAAGGACCAAGAGTGGATTTTCGAGCGTGTTTGCATCCAGTGCTTATGGATTGGGGCGCTATTTCACCTTCGTCGAAATTCAGAAAGCCACGAAAAACTTTGAAGAAAAGGGTGTTATTGGTGTTGGTGGCTTCGGAAAAGTTTATCTTGGTGCTACTGAAGATGGCACACAGCTGGCTATCAAGCGAGGCAATCCATCATCTGATCAAGGTATGAATGAGTTTCTGACTGAAATTCAAATGTTATCAAAACTTCGCCACCGCCACCTGGTTTCACTCATTGGCTGTTGTGATGAGAACAACGAGATGATATTAGTTTATGAGTTCATGTCAAATGGTCCACTAAGGGATCATCTGTATGGTGACACAAACATCAAGCCTATTTCTTGGAAGCAGCGCCTTGAAGTTTGCATTGGGGCAGCAAAGGGTCTGCATTATCTTCATACAGGTTCAGCTCAGGGCATAATTCACCGTGATGTCAAGACTACCAACATCCTACTTGATGAAAATTTTGTCGCCAAGGTCGCTGATTTTGGCCTATCAAAAGATGCTCCATCCCTCGAACAAACTCATGTGAGCACTGCTGTCAAAGGAAGCTTTGGGTATCTTGATCCAGAGTACTTCAGACGTCAACAGCTGACAGATAAGTCTGATGTATACTCTTTTGGTGTGGTACTCTTTGAAGTGCTGTGTGCAAGACCAGCCATCAATCCAGCCCTTCCAAGAGACCAAGTGAATCTGGGAGAGTGGGCCCGTACATGGCACCGCAAGGGGGAGCTTGGTAAAATAATTGATCCCAATATAGCAGGACAGATCAGGCCTGATTCACTTGAGATGTTTGCTGAGGCTGCTGAGAAATGCCTTGCTGACTATGGAGTTGACCGGCCAACAATGGGAGACGTGCTATGGAAACTTGAATTTGCCTTGCAACTTCAAGAGAAGGGTGATGTTGTTGACGGCGCCAGTGATGGGATCGCAATGAAGAGCTTGGAGGTGACCAATGTGGATAGCATGGAGAAATCTGGTAATGCTATCCCATCTTATGTACAAGGAAGATGA